A window of Elusimicrobiota bacterium genomic DNA:
GCCCTCGTAGTACAGCTGGACGCAGTCGCGCCCGACCTTCCTCCAGTCGTCCTTGGCGAAGCGCGCGTCCTTCTCCACGACCGTCTCGTCCCAGCCGTCCGAGAACTCCCGCTCGTAGATCTCCTGGAGCTCCGGGAGCGACGGGACCTTCCCCCCGGTCACGAGCCCGTACAATTCCTCGAACGCCGAGTGCACCGCCACGCCGACCACGGTCTCCGGCGTCTTGCGCATCCGGGAGATCTTGTCGACGTAGCGGTACTGGTAGCGCCTCGGGCAGTTCTGATAGACCGAGAGCTTCGACGGCGAGAACTTGGAGGAACGGTCCTCCTCCAAGTGGGGCTGGTCCATGGGCTTAGATCATCTCCAGCAGGGCGAAGTGCAGGTACTCCGTCTCCGGCATCGACAGCAGGATCGGATGGTCGAGCGCCTGGCCGCGCAAAGTCACGAAGCGCATCGGCCGCTCGGCCTTCGCCTGCGCGTTGCGCAGCATCAGCACGAAGTCCTCGCGCGAGACGTGATGCGAGCACGTCGCCGTGACGAGCAGGCCGCCCTTGGGCAGGGCGCGCATCGCCTGGGCGTTGAGCTTCGTGTACAGGCGCAGGGCCTGCGGCAGGTGCTTCTTGGCCGGCACGAGGCTCGGCGGGTCCAGCACGATCATGTCGGGCTTGAAGGGCTGCTGGCCGCGCGCGAACGACTCCAGCACCGTCTCCGCGTCGCCCTCGTCGGCCGACACGATCCCGTCCACGCCGTTGAACTTCGCGTTCTCCCGGGCGAGCTGCACCGCGGGGCCCGAGCTGTCGAGCGCGAGCACCGACTTCGCCCCGCCCTTGGCCGCGGCGATCGCGAAGCCGCCGGTGTAGCAGTACAGGTCGAGCACGCTGCGCCCCGAGAAGTAAGGCCGCAGGAAGGCGCGGTTCTCGCGCTGGTCGAAGTAGTGGCCGGTCTTCTGGCCCTCGCCGAGGGGCGCCGCGAAGCGCAGGCCGTTCTCCGTGATCGGAACGCGCTCGGGGACCGTGCCCGTCAAGGTCCGGCATTCGAGGGGAAGGCCCTCGAGGGCCCGCACCTTGTGGTCGTTCTTGAGGAAGATGCCCTTCGGCTTGACCAGCTCCTCGAGCGCGGCCTGGATCCACGGCATGCGGCGCTCGATGCCGGCGGACATCACCTGGAGCACGAGGTACTGGCCGTAGCGGTCCACGACGAGACCGGGAAGCCCGTCCGACTCGCCGTAGCAGAGACGGTAGGACGTCTCGCCCGGCAGCGCCTTCTCCCGGTACGCGATGGCCTCGGCCAGGCGCCGTCTGAAAAAGCCTTCGTCGATGATCTCTTTCGGGTCGCGGGTGATCACGCGGCCGCCGATGAGGCTGTTCGGGTTGTAGAACGCCATGCCGAGCGAGGTCCCGCCGGCGGTCACGACGACGCCGAGGTCGCCCGGCACGGGAGGGTGGTCCGACAGGACCTCCTTGATCTCGTTGGAGAAGATCCAGAGGTGCCCCGCCTTGACGCGCTTGTCGCGGTCCGGGTTGAGGATGATGCGCAGCGGCTTCTCGGCGACGGCGGCTTCGGGCGCGGCTTTGGCGGCGTCAGTCATGGTGATTCTCCTTGCGTCAGGGTTCGGCTAAAGGCAGCCGCCCCTCTATTTTTTTACCACGAAGACACAAAGACGCGAAGGAAACGTCGTTCTTAGCGACTTGGCGTCTTGGTGGTTCGATTAACTGTACAAGAAACTAGAGGCAGCCTCCCCGCTTGAGGATCTCGCGGGCGGAAGCGCCGTAGGGCTCGAGCGAGAAGCAGGCGTCGAGCTCCTTGGCGGACAGGCGCTTCGACACGTCGGGGTCGCCCGCCAGGTGCTCGCGCAGCGGGCGGCCGTCCTTCCAGGTCTTCATCGCGTTGCGCTGCACGAGGTCGTACGCCTCGAGGCGGCCGAGGCCGGCGTCGATGAGGCGCAGCAGGACCTTCTGCGAGAAGACGAGGCCGTTCATCTTGTCGAGGTTGCGCTTCATGTTCTCCGGGAACACCTGCAGGCCGTCGAGCACCTGCTCGAGACGATGGAGCATGAAGTCGAGGGCGATGTGGGCGTCGGGGATGATCATGCGCTCGTTCGAGGAGTGCGAGATGTCCCGCTCGTGCCACAGCGCGCAGTTCTCCGTCACCGCCGACTCGTAGGTGCGGATCAGGCGCGCGAGGCCGCACAGGTTCTCGCACAGCACCGGGTTGCGCTTGTGGGGCATCGCGGAAGACCCCTTCTGCCCGTCGGAGAACGGCTCCTCGAGCTCGAGGACCTCCGTCTTCTGCAGGTGCCGGATCTCGAGGGCGATGCGCTCGACGAAGCAGGCGGTCAGCACGAGCGAGTGGAAGTACTCGGCGTAGCGGTCGCGCGGCACGACCTGGGTCGAGACCGGCTCGGGGCGCAGGCCGAGCGCGTCGAGGACCTTCGCCTCGACCTCGGGCGAGAGCTGAGAGAACGCGCCGACGGCGCCGGAGACCTTCCCGTAGGCGATGAGCTCGCGCGCGGCGCGCAGCCGGCGCAGGCAGCGCAGGCCCTCGGCGTGCCAGCCGGCGACCTTGATGCCGAAGGTGATGGGCTCGGCGTGGACGCCGTGGGTGCGGCCGACCATCCAGGTGCGCTCGTGCTTCTTGGCCAGGGCCTTCAGGCGCTTGAGTACGGCCTCGACGCCGGCGACGAGCAGGTCGGCCGAGTCGCGCAGCTGCAGCGCCATCGAGGTGTCGAGCACGTCGGAGGAGGTCATCCCGAAGTGCAGGTAGCGGTCGACCTTGGGAGCGGTCTTCTTCAGCTCGCCGGCGACGGCCGCGAGCATGCCGATGACCTCGTGGCCGGCGCTCGACTCCTTGCGGCGGGAGGCGTCGAGCAGGGACTTCTCGAGCAGCTTGCGCAAGGTCTTGAGCTCGGAGGCGGGCACGCCCTTCTCCGGGGCGATCGCCTTGAGCAGCTCCTCCTCGACGCGCAGCATCGCGCGCAGGCGGTTGTCGTCGGACCATATCTCGCCCATCGCGGGGCGGGTGTAGCGTGGGATCATGCGACCTCCTGTAGAACGAGACCTTCCTCGGCGCGGTCGAGGCTGCGTCCGAGGCGATGGAAGCCCCAGCCGGCCGCGCCCGCGAGCGCGCCCGCGGCCAGCCACGGCACGGGCGTCCAGCGTCCGCTGAAATGCTCGTAGCCGAGGCCGCCGAACAGCGGGCCGAGCGCCTGGCCGAGCGACTGCAGCAGGCCGTGAAAACCGAGATAGCGGCCCTTGAGCCCGGCCGGCGCGAGGTTGGCCGCGACCGATTCGACGCTCGGGGAGACGACGATCTCGCCGAGCGTCACGATCGCCATGCCGAGCGCGAGCGGCCACCAGCCGCGCGCGAAGCCGACCCAGGACCAGCCGGCGAGGTAGAACAGGCAGCCCGCGGCGGCGGCCCGGGTGAGCGCGACCCGCTCGACGGCGCGCGTGGCCGCCCGCTGGAACAGGACGACGAGGGCTCCGTTGACCCCGAACAGGAAGCCGACCTCGGCCGTGGCGAGGCCCCCGTGGGCCGTCGCGTGCACCGACAGCGGCGCGACGAGCTGGGACATCGAGCAGGTCACGAGCAGGCTCAGGATCCCTAGCTCCAGGAAGCGCGGGTCGCGGGCCGCCGTCAGGCTCCCGCTCCAGGCGAAGCCCTCGCCGGAACGGGCCGCGGGCGCCGCGGGCACGAGGCCGAGGAGCAGCCCGACGCAGAGCAGGCACATCGCCGAGGTCGCCGCGAACATGAACGCGTACGAGTACCCCGCCATGAAGCCGCCGATCGCCGGGCCGACGGCCCACGCCGCGTTCTGAGCGACGCGCAGCGCGCCGTACGCGCGGGCGCGCCCTCCGGCCGGATGCTCGTGCGCGATCCACGCGCGCACCGCCGGGGAATAAAAATGACCGAGGAACGCGCCGAGGACGTGCACGGCGACGATGACGGCCACCGGCCATTCCCCGGCGACGCCCGCCGCCAGCAGCGCGGTGAACGCCGCCCGGGAGGCGACCGACAGGACCATCACGCGCTTGCAGCCCCACACGTCGGCGAGCTCCCCGCCGAGCGCCTGACCGACCGCCGCCGCCGCGATCGCGCCGCTGACCGCGAGCCCGACGAGGCCCATCGGCATCCCCCGCTG
This region includes:
- a CDS encoding adenylosuccinate lyase, which translates into the protein MIPRYTRPAMGEIWSDDNRLRAMLRVEEELLKAIAPEKGVPASELKTLRKLLEKSLLDASRRKESSAGHEVIGMLAAVAGELKKTAPKVDRYLHFGMTSSDVLDTSMALQLRDSADLLVAGVEAVLKRLKALAKKHERTWMVGRTHGVHAEPITFGIKVAGWHAEGLRCLRRLRAARELIAYGKVSGAVGAFSQLSPEVEAKVLDALGLRPEPVSTQVVPRDRYAEYFHSLVLTACFVERIALEIRHLQKTEVLELEEPFSDGQKGSSAMPHKRNPVLCENLCGLARLIRTYESAVTENCALWHERDISHSSNERMIIPDAHIALDFMLHRLEQVLDGLQVFPENMKRNLDKMNGLVFSQKVLLRLIDAGLGRLEAYDLVQRNAMKTWKDGRPLREHLAGDPDVSKRLSAKELDACFSLEPYGASAREILKRGGCL
- a CDS encoding class I SAM-dependent rRNA methyltransferase, coding for MTDAAKAAPEAAVAEKPLRIILNPDRDKRVKAGHLWIFSNEIKEVLSDHPPVPGDLGVVVTAGGTSLGMAFYNPNSLIGGRVITRDPKEIIDEGFFRRRLAEAIAYREKALPGETSYRLCYGESDGLPGLVVDRYGQYLVLQVMSAGIERRMPWIQAALEELVKPKGIFLKNDHKVRALEGLPLECRTLTGTVPERVPITENGLRFAAPLGEGQKTGHYFDQRENRAFLRPYFSGRSVLDLYCYTGGFAIAAAKGGAKSVLALDSSGPAVQLARENAKFNGVDGIVSADEGDAETVLESFARGQQPFKPDMIVLDPPSLVPAKKHLPQALRLYTKLNAQAMRALPKGGLLVTATCSHHVSREDFVLMLRNAQAKAERPMRFVTLRGQALDHPILLSMPETEYLHFALLEMI
- a CDS encoding MFS transporter, encoding MTKPKTALNALLLCHGVLVAGFALSFPFLTLYFHEQRGMPMGLVGLAVSGAIAAAAVGQALGGELADVWGCKRVMVLSVASRAAFTALLAAGVAGEWPVAVIVAVHVLGAFLGHFYSPAVRAWIAHEHPAGGRARAYGALRVAQNAAWAVGPAIGGFMAGYSYAFMFAATSAMCLLCVGLLLGLVPAAPAARSGEGFAWSGSLTAARDPRFLELGILSLLVTCSMSQLVAPLSVHATAHGGLATAEVGFLFGVNGALVVLFQRAATRAVERVALTRAAAAGCLFYLAGWSWVGFARGWWPLALGMAIVTLGEIVVSPSVESVAANLAPAGLKGRYLGFHGLLQSLGQALGPLFGGLGYEHFSGRWTPVPWLAAGALAGAAGWGFHRLGRSLDRAEEGLVLQEVA